The following proteins are encoded in a genomic region of uncultured Hyphomonas sp.:
- a CDS encoding DsbA family protein, whose amino-acid sequence MRTVDVFWSFRSPYSYLATKRLRALPSKWDVRVRPRPVYPIAIRTPHFFQEVRPQWVPYLLRDFVRNAQYLGLPIGPLNPDPVVMNMMTREISPDQPYIGRLTRLGILACEKSDEDGWAFMDEVSTLIWSGGAWTEGTALAEAAARAGFDLEVLDARQEAEKDRLEAVIAESQAEQDPHHWGVPLMVFEGEAFFGQDRIDLLEWRLGEAGVARKD is encoded by the coding sequence CTCGCCTTATTCCTATCTGGCGACGAAGCGCCTGCGCGCCCTCCCCTCAAAGTGGGATGTCCGCGTCCGCCCGCGTCCGGTCTATCCGATCGCGATTCGCACCCCGCACTTTTTCCAGGAAGTCCGCCCGCAATGGGTGCCTTACCTGCTGCGTGATTTCGTGCGGAACGCGCAATATCTGGGCCTGCCCATCGGGCCGCTGAACCCCGACCCGGTGGTCATGAACATGATGACGCGGGAGATCTCGCCCGATCAGCCCTATATCGGCCGACTCACGCGGCTTGGCATTCTCGCCTGTGAGAAAAGCGACGAAGACGGCTGGGCCTTCATGGACGAGGTGTCCACCCTGATCTGGTCCGGCGGCGCCTGGACCGAGGGCACCGCCCTGGCGGAAGCTGCCGCCCGCGCCGGTTTTGACCTGGAAGTCCTGGATGCGCGCCAGGAAGCGGAAAAGGACCGGCTGGAAGCCGTCATTGCCGAAAGCCAGGCCGAACAGGACCCGCACCATTGGGGCGTGCCGCTCATGGTGTTCGAGGGCGAAGCCTTTTTCGGCCAAGACCGGATCGACCTGTTGGAATGGCGCCTTGGGGAAGCGGGCGTCGCCCGGAAGGACTGA